From one Deinococcus sp. QL22 genomic stretch:
- a CDS encoding diguanylate cyclase, with protein sequence MTQMTSPSTATLQGELQTLKRQIESSSDPSAQALLHRDAAYVALDIGEPVVALAHALACLELARLCHDLPLQIKAHVAVALVQAEAYDDLGAAKHFRHAEHLAEESKDDRGAALVAVNASHYHMERGEYLTAAITLQALLNSSSFYALSRPDSCELLEAFYINVVVSTTEALMLKTEHIGELPRIGHYLTEAAQELHALNAHRGNLTSPWCVMNVLDALTRYALWQNDLPTARQFADEFVALSKNTGSIVIYGRALLNRGRVKARLHSWEEAIQDAETAIAQFETGRHDLWAIRARETLAQVYAQTLRFREAFETQREVTQQVELLYRQFHQQQALLGQITQRAKEAEVRAVTFAEAALQDSLTGIPNRAHAMQVLADLQGRAQRGETSVVTLMDLDHFKQVNDTSGHAAGDVVLTRVAQTLRTEVHPVDSVARFGGEEFVVILRGVTLAEAADKCERLRRVLNNLNWDDIVPGLKISASFGLAVLDGHRDLKETLHAADKALYHAKASGRNVVQIERHLPAGVLD encoded by the coding sequence ATGACCCAGATGACCTCTCCATCCACTGCCACTTTGCAAGGTGAACTTCAGACCCTGAAGCGTCAGATCGAAAGTTCCAGCGACCCCAGTGCACAGGCCCTCCTGCACCGAGACGCTGCGTACGTTGCTCTGGACATCGGTGAGCCTGTGGTCGCGCTGGCACATGCCTTGGCATGTTTGGAACTGGCCCGACTTTGCCATGATCTGCCCCTCCAGATCAAAGCGCACGTGGCCGTCGCACTGGTGCAGGCTGAGGCGTACGACGACTTGGGAGCCGCCAAACATTTCCGACACGCCGAGCACTTGGCCGAAGAGTCCAAAGATGACCGTGGGGCGGCACTGGTGGCCGTGAACGCCTCTCACTATCACATGGAGCGCGGTGAATACCTCACGGCAGCGATCACTCTTCAAGCGTTACTGAACTCCTCTTCTTTCTATGCGTTGAGCCGCCCTGATTCCTGCGAACTTTTAGAAGCCTTTTACATCAATGTTGTTGTCAGCACGACTGAAGCGCTGATGCTGAAGACGGAACACATCGGTGAGCTGCCCCGCATAGGCCACTACCTCACTGAAGCAGCCCAGGAGCTGCACGCCCTCAACGCCCATCGGGGCAACTTAACCAGCCCTTGGTGCGTGATGAACGTGCTTGACGCCCTGACGCGCTACGCCTTATGGCAAAACGACCTTCCAACGGCTCGGCAGTTCGCAGATGAGTTTGTTGCCCTCTCGAAGAATACAGGAAGCATAGTCATCTATGGACGTGCTCTTCTAAACCGCGGCCGGGTGAAGGCCCGGCTGCACTCCTGGGAGGAGGCAATTCAGGATGCCGAGACCGCCATTGCTCAATTTGAAACCGGTCGCCATGACTTGTGGGCGATTCGGGCCCGGGAAACGTTGGCTCAAGTTTATGCCCAAACCCTGCGTTTTCGGGAAGCCTTTGAAACGCAGCGGGAAGTGACCCAACAGGTGGAATTGCTGTACCGGCAATTCCACCAGCAACAGGCCTTGCTGGGGCAGATTACGCAGCGTGCCAAGGAAGCTGAAGTGCGCGCAGTGACGTTTGCAGAGGCGGCATTGCAAGACTCACTGACTGGAATTCCCAACCGTGCCCACGCGATGCAAGTTCTCGCCGATCTTCAAGGCCGTGCACAGCGCGGCGAGACCAGCGTGGTTACGCTGATGGATCTTGACCATTTTAAACAGGTCAATGATACTTCGGGGCATGCAGCGGGTGACGTGGTGCTCACGCGAGTGGCACAGACCCTGAGAACTGAGGTGCACCCGGTTGACAGCGTGGCCCGTTTTGGCGGGGAGGAATTTGTAGTCATCCTCAGAGGGGTCACCCTCGCCGAAGCAGCAGACAAGTGTGAACGCTTGAGACGTGTTCTGAATAACTTGAACTGGGACGACATCGTCCCAGGACTGAAAATCTCGGCCAGCTTTGGCTTGGCTGTGCTTGATGGGCACCGTGACCTGAAAGAAACGCTCCACGCCGCCGACAAAGCCCTGTACCATGCCAAAGCAAGTGGACGAAACGTGGTGCAAATAGAACGCCATCTTCCCGCTGGCGTACTGGATTGA
- a CDS encoding NPCBM/NEW2 domain-containing protein, protein MTATENTLQFEPLLAVTNGWGPIELNRSNGEQAAGDGRPLTLNGVVYRQGFGVHADSELRFSLQGTNGAECTRFTAALGLDDEVGTQGSVVFQVFLDGVRKYDSGRLTGASPTQQLSLNVTGSQELRLVVTDAGDGRRSDHADWADPKVLCQPSHRLIDYDFEFSSDTIEARGGTTATANLVVSDLGTWDDGLPSGPVSFKVKIFNTSSPLEITLAEPDKTYAATTFPAQFPVRFNLGSSTPGSLQRIELLPVLEDFNAFYGYTRRFDLYWRVLPQ, encoded by the coding sequence TTGACTGCCACTGAAAACACCCTTCAGTTTGAGCCTCTGCTGGCCGTCACCAATGGTTGGGGGCCGATCGAACTCAATCGGAGCAATGGAGAACAGGCTGCTGGAGATGGTCGGCCCCTGACCCTGAATGGAGTGGTGTATCGCCAGGGGTTCGGGGTGCATGCGGACAGTGAACTGCGCTTCAGTCTTCAAGGAACCAATGGGGCCGAGTGCACCCGCTTTACGGCGGCGCTGGGCCTGGATGATGAGGTCGGCACCCAAGGCAGCGTGGTCTTCCAAGTCTTCCTCGACGGTGTCCGGAAGTATGACAGTGGCCGACTGACGGGGGCCAGCCCGACGCAACAGCTGAGTCTGAACGTGACAGGAAGCCAAGAGCTGCGATTGGTGGTCACTGACGCTGGAGATGGTCGGCGATCTGACCATGCCGATTGGGCCGATCCTAAGGTGTTGTGCCAGCCTTCCCACCGGTTGATCGATTACGATTTCGAATTTTCGTCCGACACCATTGAGGCCCGCGGAGGCACAACGGCGACCGCCAACTTGGTGGTGAGCGACCTGGGCACCTGGGACGACGGCTTGCCCAGTGGCCCGGTCTCGTTCAAGGTGAAGATTTTCAACACCAGCAGCCCCCTGGAGATCACCTTGGCCGAACCAGACAAGACCTATGCCGCGACAACATTTCCGGCCCAGTTTCCTGTGCGGTTCAACCTGGGCAGCAGCACTCCCGGCTCCCTTCAACGCATTGAGCTGTTGCCTGTGTTGGAAGATTTCAATGCGTTTTACGGCTACACCCGCCGCTTTGACCTGTATTGGCGGGTCTTGCCGCAATAG
- a CDS encoding ATP-binding protein has translation MTNPLPPPDAQTRLRALETQLQAQQQTVAFFTDAPLSYLVLNAQGQIEAVNVRACGLLQRTPEELGGQSFGSLLTDGGPSNFQTVFELAFETRLPQRLEAKLPRGSDPALPIVVDLTVSGEAQSGHCRLTVIEPGQREFMLASALDPDQATAELETVIMTFIQQVHLPLARAMNFLAVLRRLLGPQEAAVSRPLTHTEQAIQSLVTLAASVERYMKVRQLRGHIRAVDLNQVWREVLRDARLLMVDRNVEVTHDPLPVLQGDPQALVVILGEYLNNALKFTKSRAEARMHLHIQETATEYRLGLEDNGVGFAPPQVSKLFQMFGRLHPSKTYEGSGVGLASARRTAEQFGGRVWAQGQVDSGATFWLAWPKQPHAQRHAAAASKAR, from the coding sequence ATGACGAACCCCCTGCCGCCGCCCGACGCCCAAACCCGTCTCCGCGCCCTAGAGACGCAATTGCAAGCCCAGCAGCAAACCGTGGCCTTCTTCACGGACGCCCCGCTCTCCTATCTCGTCCTCAACGCCCAAGGTCAGATTGAAGCGGTGAACGTTCGTGCATGCGGTCTGCTGCAACGAACCCCAGAAGAATTGGGTGGTCAGTCTTTTGGCAGCCTGCTAACTGACGGTGGGCCGTCCAACTTTCAGACGGTTTTTGAACTGGCGTTTGAGACGCGTCTCCCCCAACGTTTAGAAGCAAAACTCCCACGGGGCAGCGATCCTGCGCTGCCTATTGTGGTCGACTTAACGGTGTCTGGAGAGGCTCAGTCCGGGCACTGTCGCCTGACGGTGATTGAGCCCGGCCAACGCGAGTTCATGCTGGCCTCAGCGCTTGACCCTGACCAAGCCACGGCGGAATTAGAAACCGTGATCATGACCTTTATTCAGCAGGTTCACTTGCCGTTGGCACGCGCCATGAATTTCCTGGCTGTCTTGCGGCGCCTTCTCGGGCCACAGGAGGCAGCGGTCAGCCGGCCCTTGACCCACACCGAGCAGGCGATTCAAAGCTTGGTCACCCTGGCAGCGTCCGTCGAGCGGTATATGAAAGTGCGCCAATTGCGGGGCCACATTCGTGCCGTGGATCTCAACCAAGTCTGGCGGGAAGTGCTGCGGGACGCGCGGCTATTGATGGTCGACCGGAACGTTGAAGTGACCCATGACCCCTTGCCTGTCCTCCAGGGCGATCCTCAGGCGTTGGTGGTGATCTTGGGCGAGTATCTGAACAACGCGCTGAAGTTCACCAAAAGTAGAGCTGAAGCGCGCATGCATCTCCACATCCAAGAGACGGCCACGGAGTATCGGCTGGGGCTTGAGGACAATGGGGTGGGGTTCGCACCGCCGCAGGTGAGCAAACTCTTTCAGATGTTTGGGCGGCTGCATCCATCGAAGACCTATGAAGGCTCAGGGGTGGGGCTGGCGAGTGCACGCCGAACCGCGGAGCAGTTTGGGGGCCGGGTGTGGGCACAGGGCCAAGTGGATAGCGGGGCCACGTTTTGGCTGGCTTGGCCCAAGCAACCGCACGCTCAGCGCCATGCGGCGGCTGCTTCAAAGGCGCGGTAG
- a CDS encoding bifunctional diguanylate cyclase/phosphodiesterase gives MVTPPLPLRIRFPLRLKVLAALALAGMGLMFVVAALLPRLVLARFDEQEKARMRQNTQRAAQALQSEQKNLSTFVLNWSVWDDTYRYVQRPTRDYEKNNLVPSSFEAAAVNLFVYFTPQGQLVSAWFYDLNRQRFEPATSLATEIKRVSPSLLTFRNLEDVQEGLVTLSGKPWLLAARPIVTSAGKGPAAGTIVMGKALTPLLLDTLKRDSQLTLQVQVTSEARARVTLEPGEIFVQPLNQQRIEGQLQLLDFQQRASLILKVSSARVDHANGLITARVILLAVLGMVLLFTALIMMLVEALILRRLAVYRQKVQVLQASKGRAGRLPVSGQDELSALGDALNSLLDRTDQHQQQLVDQASRDELTGLPNRRRFSDQLSGVLEGTTAVAVALIDLNGFKSINDTLGHEIGDEILRDVANRFATALATSAPGMVARLGGDEFVLLLEVQTMEAALERTQQLLNTLNCPLSTSAGDLFVSASAGVSHSPLGGNAGDVSILLRHADLAMYHAKITGQAVEAYTPHLSDEAQRRAAIERELRGALDREEFALVYQPLVNLHSGRIVGCEALLRWQRRGHGPVSPAQFIPVAEETGLIMEIGRWVLNTACTQAMQWHAAGLSLKVAVNISAVQLRDGTFVAQLAEVLRDSGLPSGLLEIEVTETAVIADLAAATRQLAQVRALGVTVSLDDFGTGYASLELVRELPLDKLKLDRSFMRGADTDPRRQVILASVIRMAGELGLQVVAEGVETPQQAALLQTWHCPLAQGFLYAKPLTPAALWEFAQQSHSTLRMQP, from the coding sequence ATGGTTACCCCTCCCCTTCCCCTCCGGATCCGGTTCCCCTTGCGGTTGAAGGTGCTGGCGGCCTTGGCCCTGGCCGGAATGGGGTTAATGTTCGTCGTGGCGGCGTTGCTGCCACGATTGGTGTTGGCCCGCTTTGACGAGCAAGAAAAGGCCCGCATGCGTCAAAACACTCAGCGCGCTGCACAAGCGCTTCAGAGTGAACAGAAGAATCTGAGCACGTTCGTGCTGAACTGGTCCGTCTGGGACGACACCTACCGCTACGTCCAGCGTCCCACCCGAGACTACGAGAAGAACAATTTAGTGCCTTCATCATTTGAGGCGGCGGCCGTCAATCTTTTCGTCTACTTCACGCCTCAAGGTCAGCTGGTCAGCGCCTGGTTCTATGACCTGAATCGCCAACGGTTTGAACCCGCCACATCCCTCGCGACGGAGATCAAACGCGTCTCCCCATCCCTGCTGACGTTTCGGAATCTAGAAGACGTACAGGAGGGGTTGGTCACCTTGTCAGGCAAACCCTGGCTGCTCGCCGCGCGGCCCATCGTCACCAGCGCAGGTAAGGGTCCGGCAGCAGGAACCATCGTAATGGGTAAAGCGTTGACGCCTCTGTTGCTGGACACCCTCAAACGCGATTCTCAACTCACTCTCCAAGTGCAGGTGACCAGTGAAGCTAGGGCAAGAGTGACCCTTGAGCCGGGAGAGATTTTCGTCCAGCCTCTGAATCAGCAGCGGATAGAAGGGCAACTGCAACTGCTGGATTTTCAGCAACGCGCCAGCCTCATCCTGAAGGTCAGTTCAGCCCGTGTAGATCATGCCAATGGTCTGATCACCGCCCGGGTGATCTTGCTGGCAGTTTTGGGAATGGTGCTGCTCTTTACAGCTTTAATCATGATGCTGGTCGAAGCTTTGATTCTGCGCCGCTTAGCGGTTTACCGCCAAAAGGTGCAGGTCTTGCAGGCGAGCAAGGGGAGGGCCGGCCGCCTCCCCGTGTCAGGTCAAGATGAGTTGAGTGCATTGGGAGACGCCCTCAACAGTTTGCTTGACCGCACAGACCAGCACCAACAACAACTCGTCGATCAGGCGTCTAGGGACGAGTTGACCGGTCTGCCCAACCGGCGACGGTTTAGCGATCAGCTCTCAGGGGTGCTGGAAGGCACGACGGCCGTAGCTGTGGCGTTGATTGATCTCAATGGATTCAAATCCATCAACGACACCCTTGGCCACGAGATAGGAGACGAAATTCTGAGAGACGTGGCCAATCGCTTCGCGACCGCGCTGGCCACGTCCGCGCCGGGGATGGTCGCCCGCTTGGGCGGGGACGAATTTGTGTTGCTGCTGGAAGTACAGACCATGGAGGCGGCCTTAGAACGCACTCAGCAGTTGCTGAACACGCTGAACTGCCCATTATCCACCAGCGCAGGCGACCTGTTCGTCAGTGCCAGTGCTGGGGTGAGCCATTCACCCCTGGGGGGAAATGCGGGAGATGTCTCCATTTTGCTCCGGCATGCAGATTTAGCGATGTATCACGCCAAAATCACGGGCCAAGCGGTGGAAGCCTATACTCCCCATCTCTCTGACGAGGCCCAGCGGCGGGCGGCCATTGAACGGGAGTTGCGGGGTGCTCTGGATCGGGAAGAGTTTGCTCTGGTCTATCAGCCGTTGGTCAATCTCCACTCTGGACGCATTGTGGGCTGCGAGGCTTTGCTCCGCTGGCAACGTCGTGGCCATGGCCCGGTCTCACCTGCGCAGTTCATCCCTGTGGCCGAGGAGACCGGGCTCATCATGGAGATTGGGCGGTGGGTACTGAACACGGCCTGTACTCAGGCCATGCAGTGGCACGCAGCGGGGCTGTCTTTGAAGGTTGCTGTGAACATCAGCGCTGTGCAGTTGCGGGACGGCACCTTCGTTGCCCAATTGGCTGAAGTGCTGCGGGACAGTGGCCTACCATCCGGACTGTTGGAAATAGAGGTGACTGAAACCGCCGTGATCGCTGACTTGGCGGCGGCAACCCGGCAACTCGCCCAGGTGCGGGCGCTGGGGGTAACAGTATCGCTTGATGACTTTGGAACAGGCTACGCCAGTCTGGAATTGGTTCGGGAATTGCCACTGGACAAACTCAAGCTCGACCGCTCATTCATGAGGGGAGCCGACACCGACCCACGCCGACAGGTCATTCTCGCCTCAGTCATCCGCATGGCAGGCGAATTGGGGTTGCAGGTCGTGGCTGAAGGTGTCGAAACCCCCCAGCAGGCAGCGCTCCTGCAGACATGGCATTGCCCCTTGGCTCAAGGCTTCCTCTATGCCAAACCGCTCACTCCTGCCGCACTGTGGGAGTTTGCTCAACAGTCCCACTCGACGCTAAGAATGCAGCCATGA
- a CDS encoding transposase, which yields MITLGLDPHPGSHTVAALDEQGTPLASLTVPNTAEGLAQLHHFAHPYSCRQWAIEGAANRFITTFVSELLANNEAVTHIPPTLTSQYRARKGRKKNDVVDAQNAARALMANPELPPFQRGVQQRHLQDLTHAQRKLSQEHQAHKATLTSLDLNSPVRPVLEMVMTTLQEQRKVLERHLKDVVSSLLPALLNVQGVGPVVAGIVLGEIGRVERFKNKHHFASYCGAAPVERGSGQNTRMQLNTSGYRRLNWALHIIAIVRLRQDERTKSLVTRLKSQGKSQRKALRILKTYIARELFTLLQQAAASKSPEAPVLAGNAT from the coding sequence ATGATCACCCTTGGACTCGATCCTCATCCTGGCAGCCATACCGTGGCCGCCCTCGACGAGCAGGGAACGCCATTAGCGTCCCTGACGGTTCCAAACACTGCGGAAGGTCTGGCACAACTCCATCATTTCGCGCACCCGTACAGTTGTCGGCAGTGGGCCATCGAGGGTGCGGCAAACCGCTTTATCACGACCTTCGTCAGTGAACTGCTCGCGAACAACGAAGCTGTCACACACATTCCGCCAACCTTGACGAGTCAATACCGTGCTCGAAAAGGTCGCAAGAAGAATGATGTGGTAGACGCGCAAAATGCCGCGCGGGCCCTGATGGCCAATCCAGAGTTGCCGCCCTTTCAAAGAGGCGTACAGCAACGTCACCTCCAAGACCTCACCCATGCACAACGCAAGCTTTCCCAAGAACACCAAGCCCATAAAGCGACGCTGACGTCCCTCGATCTGAACTCGCCGGTCAGACCCGTCCTCGAAATGGTGATGACGACGCTTCAGGAGCAACGCAAGGTGCTCGAACGACACCTGAAGGACGTCGTGTCCTCTTTGCTTCCAGCCCTGTTGAATGTTCAGGGCGTGGGGCCCGTTGTCGCAGGCATCGTGCTGGGTGAGATCGGTCGTGTCGAGCGCTTCAAAAACAAACATCATTTTGCCAGTTATTGTGGAGCTGCGCCCGTGGAGCGTGGGAGCGGCCAAAATACGCGGATGCAGCTCAATACGAGTGGATATCGGCGCTTAAACTGGGCTCTGCACATCATTGCTATTGTCCGACTGCGACAAGATGAGCGAACGAAAAGCTTAGTCACCAGACTGAAATCTCAGGGGAAAAGTCAGCGGAAAGCGCTTCGGATTCTGAAGACCTATATTGCACGCGAGCTCTTCACCCTGTTGCAGCAAGCAGCCGCATCCAAGAGTCCTGAGGCCCCAGTTCTAGCTGGAAATGCTACTTGA
- a CDS encoding ParA family protein, which produces MPAPDAFQNLDLLQSRGVGKTSLTRDMGAELAAAGARVLLIDLDPQANLTGWLGVNGVQVQATAYPVVVEGADLPDLPRL; this is translated from the coding sequence ATGCCCGCGCCAGATGCCTTTCAAAACCTTGACCTTCTTCAATCACGCGGGGTCGGCAAGACCAGCCTGACCCGCGACATGGGGGCCGAACTCGCTGCTGCCGGGGCGCGGGTGCTCCTGATCGACCTCGATCCTCAGGCCAACCTGACGGGCTGGTTGGGGGTGAACGGCGTACAGGTTCAGGCCACCGCCTACCCGGTGGTGGTCGAAGGCGCAGACCTGCCTGATCTACCGCGCCTTTGA
- a CDS encoding diguanylate cyclase domain-containing protein, with amino-acid sequence MLAFTEPVEAQITAQALLSSLSHPILAEGHLVSLTASIGISLYPEDASDPQELIQHADAAMYTVKATARTASAGMRKIPTRPSNA; translated from the coding sequence GTGCTCGCGTTCACCGAGCCCGTAGAGGCACAGATCACAGCCCAGGCACTGCTGAGCTCTTTGTCTCACCCAATCCTGGCAGAAGGACACCTGGTGTCCCTCACCGCCAGTATCGGCATCAGCCTGTATCCAGAAGATGCCAGCGATCCCCAGGAGCTCATTCAGCACGCGGACGCCGCGATGTACACCGTGAAAGCTACGGCAAGAACGGCGTCCGCAGGTATGAGAAAGATACCGACTCGGCCATCGAACGCCTGA
- a CDS encoding winged helix-turn-helix domain-containing protein codes for MEQFLHEKLREDRLWTTPLLQTAPQEGCRAKISQRTRNHHLHRLGYSWKRARYSPAKALDPNVSAEHAASIEALKKGDWTANIP; via the coding sequence ATGGAGCAATTTCTCCACGAGAAATTGCGGGAAGACCGGCTCTGGACGACCCCCCTGCTGCAGACGGCGCCGCAAGAGGGATGTCGCGCGAAAATCAGCCAACGCACCCGGAACCATCATCTGCACCGCTTGGGCTACAGCTGGAAACGGGCGAGATACTCGCCCGCCAAAGCGTTAGATCCGAACGTAAGTGCTGAGCATGCCGCGTCGATAGAGGCGTTAAAAAAGGGGGATTGGACGGCAAACATACCCTAA
- a CDS encoding homocysteine S-methyltransferase family protein has translation MKEPLPQLTRRVLTDGGLETDLLFNRGIDLPWFAAVALLGSEEGRTALETYYRPYLELARRLGTGFILESATWRASPDWAIPLGLHQSELDRLNVAAVELMHRLRAEFTSDTLEIVISGCVGPRGDGYDPGRVMGITEAAHYHGYQARVLALAGVDMLSALTMTNVNEATGIALAAAEASLPVAVSFTVETDGRLPTGDSLMDAVAAVDEATGGYPSYFMVNCAHPDHFASVLSEAAWTQRIRGVRANASRCSHKELDAMTELDAGDPAELGQLYRTLLERHPQITVLGGCCGTDLRHVTAVAEACVHLPSPL, from the coding sequence GTGAAAGAACCGCTCCCTCAGCTTACACGCCGTGTTTTGACCGACGGCGGCTTGGAGACCGATCTGCTCTTCAACCGCGGCATTGATCTTCCGTGGTTCGCTGCCGTTGCGCTGCTCGGCAGCGAAGAGGGCCGGACAGCGCTCGAGACCTATTACCGCCCCTATCTGGAGCTTGCACGCCGCCTCGGTACCGGGTTCATTCTCGAGAGTGCTACCTGGCGTGCCAGCCCCGATTGGGCTATACCGCTGGGGCTCCACCAGTCTGAACTTGATCGGCTCAATGTCGCTGCGGTCGAGCTCATGCACCGCTTGAGAGCTGAGTTCACCAGCGACACGCTTGAGATCGTGATCAGCGGCTGCGTTGGCCCCCGCGGCGACGGCTACGATCCGGGCCGGGTCATGGGCATAACAGAGGCCGCCCACTATCACGGGTACCAAGCACGTGTGCTCGCCTTGGCTGGCGTTGACATGCTTTCGGCACTCACCATGACCAACGTGAATGAGGCGACTGGTATCGCCTTGGCGGCGGCGGAGGCCAGTCTGCCGGTCGCGGTCTCGTTTACGGTGGAGACGGACGGACGGCTGCCGACGGGTGACTCACTGATGGACGCTGTAGCGGCTGTTGATGAAGCCACTGGCGGATATCCGAGCTACTTCATGGTCAACTGCGCCCATCCCGACCACTTTGCATCGGTACTGAGCGAAGCCGCCTGGACACAGCGGATTCGTGGTGTGCGCGCCAATGCGTCGCGTTGCAGCCACAAGGAACTGGACGCCATGACTGAGCTTGACGCTGGAGATCCAGCCGAACTCGGGCAACTCTACCGCACGCTTCTCGAAAGACACCCACAGATCACAGTCCTTGGTGGCTGCTGCGGCACAGACCTCCGCCATGTCACGGCAGTCGCTGAGGCGTGCGTGCATCTTCCAAGCCCTTTATAA
- a CDS encoding helix-turn-helix domain-containing protein produces MTSAQDDQLREMELSKAFHPRARLRARVLHLHAQGWSVVQLAAYFDRNHQAVRDDLTRFEQQGFAG; encoded by the coding sequence ATGACGTCAGCGCAAGATGACCAATTACGCGAGATGGAGCTGAGTAAGGCGTTTCATCCTCGAGCTCGTCTGCGTGCCCGAGTCCTGCATCTGCATGCCCAAGGGTGGAGTGTCGTGCAGTTGGCAGCGTATTTTGACCGCAATCACCAAGCGGTGCGCGACGATCTGACGCGTTTTGAACAGCAGGGGTTCGCTGGCTGA
- a CDS encoding diguanylate cyclase domain-containing protein, giving the protein MLPPTIEVDRNSAPEIEWRRPLLFALPAATLAFLIGLIFDVSSGQSTSFDRVTYPLALTLLLGLSLTLWWRQAIINIVVTWLVFAMSGLFLGKLIFILFWMPQTQQVQLEMTETFFWIPALQVLSFFIPHLRSARTASIIFFALFCLVTVIYLFKSAFDGTSPGIVYALLELNLANLVLFIVTNRFIGFKENYVRSASEYDTMRQLLQTDLLTGLPNRRQLNEVITGAIAQKRPFALLFIDLDGFKLINDTLGHIVGDLALQEAARRLQHPSNPIFLRPVSAAMSSSCSRSPSP; this is encoded by the coding sequence ATGCTGCCACCCACAATTGAAGTGGATCGGAACTCGGCGCCGGAGATCGAATGGCGCCGGCCACTGCTGTTCGCGCTCCCAGCCGCAACCCTGGCATTTCTGATTGGCCTGATATTCGATGTTTCAAGTGGCCAGAGCACCAGCTTTGATCGCGTTACCTATCCCTTGGCGCTGACGCTCCTCCTCGGTTTATCGCTCACGCTGTGGTGGCGGCAAGCCATCATCAACATCGTCGTGACCTGGCTAGTCTTCGCCATGAGCGGCCTGTTTTTGGGCAAGCTCATCTTCATTTTGTTCTGGATGCCTCAGACCCAGCAAGTCCAGCTGGAGATGACCGAGACCTTTTTCTGGATTCCCGCGCTGCAGGTGCTGTCGTTCTTCATTCCTCACCTGCGCAGTGCCCGGACGGCCTCCATTATCTTCTTCGCGCTCTTCTGCCTCGTCACTGTGATCTATTTGTTCAAATCTGCGTTTGATGGGACATCCCCAGGGATTGTGTACGCCCTCCTCGAACTCAACCTGGCCAATCTGGTGCTGTTCATCGTGACGAATCGGTTCATCGGGTTTAAGGAAAACTATGTCCGCTCCGCGTCGGAATACGACACCATGCGGCAACTGCTGCAGACCGATCTCCTGACCGGCCTTCCCAACCGCCGGCAGCTTAACGAGGTCATCACGGGCGCGATTGCACAGAAACGTCCGTTCGCGCTGCTGTTCATTGATCTCGATGGTTTCAAGCTCATCAATGACACCCTGGGGCATATCGTGGGTGACCTTGCTCTGCAGGAAGCAGCGCGGCGGCTGCAACACCCCAGTAACCCCATCTTTTTGCGGCCCGTCTCAGCGGCGATGAGTTCGTCGTGCTCGCGTTCACCGAGCCCGTAG